The Fusarium falciforme chromosome 7, complete sequence genome window below encodes:
- a CDS encoding MFS domain-containing protein has protein sequence MLTFIGRGHKGDDSRDEIALVETHSEQASAKDQEVVSEPVSVSPRSRAWATAVDMGGPGRTSVSSNDIPDHVRRTLQKERQVTFWGCCRQYPKAVAWSLMLFCTIIMEAFDKSLIQGFIAFPPFRRRYGTPITNIDDPTVTQDYEISPTWQMGLQNAAIACEIVGLLAHGYITYLIGYRKMLVLCMIWLMIAIFASFFANSIAMLAVGQALCGFPWGVIQTLAATYAAEVVPSTLRAILLSNVNMCWLIGQFAAMGVLRIFVDDETEWSYRLPFAIQWAIAVPLIIGVCFCPNSPWWLIRHERPDEARKALKRLTNGHNLNIEDTIVVMEHTNQLENKYNYGGASYRDCFKGANRRRTEIACAVWACQALCGSTLTSYGAYFLTQAGFNAAHSFTLSTGMYGMGILGGMISWIFLSFVGRRKLYLTGLSCALGFLTVGGISSIALASTGVTNWILGGIIIAMTFTYNITIGPVCYVLVAEIPSTRLRVKTVALARVTYNIFMMLNNVVVPQMLSPTAWNLKGRVCFVYIGTTLLCLIWAYLRLPECKSLSYLELDILFEKRAPTKKFKEFQDRLQGTAYMSASRIERSKNPWHGWMAYS, from the exons ATGCTCACATTCATTGGCCGAGGTCACAAGGGCGATGACAGTCGCGACGAGATCGCCCTTGTAGAAACCCACAGCGAGCAAGCGTCGGCAAAGGACCAGGAGGTTGTTTCAGAACCTGTATCTGTATCCCCGCGGTCGAGAGCTTGGGCCACGGCCGTCGATATGGGAGGCCCGGGTCGAACCTCTGTTAGCTCCAACGACATCCCAGACCACGTCCGCAGGACACTGCAGAAAGAACGCCAAGTTACATTCTGGGGATGCTGTCGCCAGTACCCCAAGGCTGTAGCGTGGTCTCTGATGTTGTTCtgcaccatcatcatggaggCCTTTGACAAGTCGCTGATACAAGGCTTCATCGCATTTCCGCCCTTTCGCAGGAGGTATGGAACTCCAATAACAAACATTGACGATCCAACCGTCACGCAGGACTACGAGATTTCGCCAACGTGGCAGATGGGACTGCAGAACGCCGCCATTGCTTGCGAAATCGTTGGTCTCCTTGCCCATGGTTACATCACATATCTCATTGGGTATCGGAAGATGTTGGTCCTTTGCATGATTTGGCTCATGATTGCAATTTTTGCTTCCTTCTTTGCCAATAGCATCGCCATGCTTGCAGTTGGACAGGCGCTTTGTG GCTTCCCTTGGGGTGTTATCCAGACTCTCGCCGCCACCTACGCCGCCGAGGTCGTCCCATCAACCTTGAGAGCCATTCTGCTCAGCAATGTCAACATGTGCTGGTTGATTGGGCAGTTTGCCGCAATGGGTGTTCTTCGCATCTTTGTCGACGATGAAACTGAGTGGTCTTATCGACTGCCGTTTGCGATTCAATGGGCTATTGCCGTGCCTCTCATCATTGGCGTGTGCTTTTGCCCTAACAGTCCCT GGTGGCTTATCCGCCACGAACGACCGGACGAAGCTCGCAAGGCCCTAAAACGACTTACCAACGGCCATAATCTTAACATCGAAGAcaccatcgtcgtcatggAACATACGAACCAGCTTGAAAACAAGTACAATTACGGAGGAGCAAGCTATAGAGACTGCTTCAAAGGCGCGAATCGTCGTAGGACCGAGATTGCCTGCGCTGTCTGGGCCTGCCAGGCCCTCTGCGGCTCTACGTTGACCTCGTACGGGGCCTACTTCCTTACCCAGGCAGGATTCAATGCCGCACACTCTTTCACGCTGTCGACTGGCATGTACGGTATGGGTATCCTGGGGGGTATGATTTCTTGGATCTTTCTCTCTTTCGTCGGCCGACGCAAGCTTTATCTCACTGGCCTGTCATGCGCCCTTGGCTTCTTGACTGTCGGTGGAATTTCGTCAattgccttggcctcgactgGCGTGACCAACTGGATTTTGGGCGGTATCATCATTGCCATGACTTTCACTTACAATATCACCATCGGTCCTGTTTGTTATGTCCTGGTTGCCGAAATCCCCTCAACAAGACTACGCGTCAAAACAGTCGCACTCGCAAGAGTAACCTACAACATCTTCATGATGCTCAACAACGTCGTGGTCCCACAAATGCTGAGCCCAACAGCATGGAACCTCAAGGGCAGGGTGTGTTTCGTGTACATTGGCACCACCCTCCTGTGCCTGATATGGGCTTACCTGAGACTACCCGAGTGCAAGTCACTGTCATATCTCGAGTTGGATATTTTATTCGAGAAGAGGGCGCCTACGAAAAAGTTCAAGGAGTTTCAGGATCGTCTGCAGGGTACTGCCTACATGAGCGCTTCAAGGATCGAGAGGTCCAAAAACCCttggcatggatggatggcttaCTCGTGA